In Brachypodium distachyon strain Bd21 chromosome 2, Brachypodium_distachyon_v3.0, whole genome shotgun sequence, one genomic interval encodes:
- the LOC100824168 gene encoding polypyrimidine tract-binding protein homolog 3 isoform X1 has translation MGDPSRVIHIRNVGHEISESDLLQVVQPFGTVAKLVMLRAKNQALVQMEDLAASVSAIQYYTTIQPSVRGRNVYLQYSSHQELTTDQSSHGRNPDQDEPNRILLVTVHHMLYPMTVEVLHQVFSPYGFVEKIVTFQKTAGFQALIQYQSRQSAIQACGALHGRNIYDGCCQLDIQYSNLSELQVHYNNDRSRDFTNPSLPTEQRQRSSQPGYNDPSVLFGFQQPGAAYAQMGQAAMVAAAFGGTLPPGVTGTNDRCTLIVSNLNTELIDGDKLFNLFSIYGNIIRIKILRNKPDHALVQMADGLQAELAVHYLKVLGGHLIPTLVIPFIHSPLIPTEFRLQGAMLLGQKLEVNFSKYPSITPAPDAHDYSNSNLNRFNSNVAKNYRHCCAPTRIIHISALPQEISEDMILNHLGEHGTIVKSKLFEAGGKTQALVQFESEEEATEALVSKHASKLEGSTIRISFSQMQNI, from the exons ATGGGCGACCCCTCCAGGGTGATCCACATCCGGAACGTCGGCCATGAGATCTCCGAG AGTGATCTGCTCCAGGTGGTGCAGCCGTTCGGCACGGTCGCTAAGCTCGTTATGCTGCGTGCCAAGAATCAG GCCCTTGTCCAGATGGAGGATTTGGCTGCTTCGGTAAGCGCCATCCAGTACTACACAACGATTCAACCTAGCGTAAG GGGAAGAAATGTGTACTTGCAATATTCGTCTCACCAAGAACTGACTACTGATCAGAGCTCTCATGGACGGAACCCTGACCAG GATGAACCCAACCGAATTCTCTTAGTTACCGTTCATCATATGCTCTATCCTATGACCGTCGAAGTGCTTCATCAAGTGTTTTCTCCTTATGGGTTTGTGGAGAAGATTGTCACATTTCAAAAGACAGCTG GTTTTCAAGCTCTCATACAGTATCAGTCACGACAAAGTGCTATACAAGCATGTGGTGCTTTGCAT GGACGGAACATTTATGATGGTTGCTGCCAACTAGATATTCAGTATTCAAA CCTCAGTGAATTGCAAGTTCACTACAACAATGATAGATCCAG AGATTTCACAAATCCATCTTTGCCGACAGAGCAGCGTCAAAGATCCTCTCAG CCTGGTTATAATGATCCTAGTGTCCTTTTTGGTTTCCAGCAGCCTGGTG CTGCATATGCACAG ATGGGCCAGGCTGCAATGGTTGCTGCTGCATTTGGCGGAACATTGCCTCCTGGGGTGACTGGTACCAATGATCGGTGCACACTCATAGTTAGCAACTTGAACACAGAG CTTATTGATGGGGATAAGCTCTTCAATCTATTTTCTATTTACGGAAATATAATACGAATCAAGATACTCCGCAATAAGCCAGACCACGCCCTTGTCCAGATGGCTGATGGGCTTCAGGCCGAGCTTGCTGTCCACTATTTAAAGGTGCTTGGTGGTCACTTGATTCCTACCTTAGTTATCCCATTCATTCACTCACCCTTGATACCAACGGAATTTCGTTTGCAGGGAGCTATGTTACTTGGACAGAAGTTGGAAGTTAACTTCTCGAAATACCCATCTATTACCCCTGCTCCTGATGCACATGACTACTCAAACTCCAACCTCAACAGATTTAACAGCAATGTGGCTAAGAACTACCGCCACTGCTGTGCTCCAACCAGGATTATCCACATATCAGCGCTCCCGCAAGAAATATCGGAGGACATGATCCTTAACCACTTAGGTGAGCATGGCACTATTGTCAAGTCAAAACTGTTTGAGGCGGGTGGCAAAACACAGGCCCTTGTGCAGTTTGAAAGTGAGGAAGAGGCAACCGAAGCGCTAGTCTCTAAGCATGCAAGCAAGCTTGAGGGGTCTACCATTAGGATTTCATTCTCGCAGATGCAGAACATATAG
- the LOC100824168 gene encoding polypyrimidine tract-binding protein homolog 3 isoform X2 — MGDPSRVIHIRNVGHEISESDLLQVVQPFGTVAKLVMLRAKNQALVQMEDLAASVSAIQYYTTIQPSVRGRNVYLQYSSHQELTTDQSSHGRNPDQDEPNRILLVTVHHMLYPMTVEVLHQVFSPYGFVEKIVTFQKTAGFQALIQYQSRQSAIQACGALHGRNIYDGCCQLDIQYSNLSELQVHYNNDRSRDFTNPSLPTEQRQRSSQPGYNDPSVLFGFQQPGAAYAQMGQAAMVAAAFGGTLPPGVTGTNDRCTLIVSNLNTELIDGDKLFNLFSIYGNIIRIKILRNKPDHALVQMADGLQAELAVHYLKGAMLLGQKLEVNFSKYPSITPAPDAHDYSNSNLNRFNSNVAKNYRHCCAPTRIIHISALPQEISEDMILNHLGEHGTIVKSKLFEAGGKTQALVQFESEEEATEALVSKHASKLEGSTIRISFSQMQNI; from the exons ATGGGCGACCCCTCCAGGGTGATCCACATCCGGAACGTCGGCCATGAGATCTCCGAG AGTGATCTGCTCCAGGTGGTGCAGCCGTTCGGCACGGTCGCTAAGCTCGTTATGCTGCGTGCCAAGAATCAG GCCCTTGTCCAGATGGAGGATTTGGCTGCTTCGGTAAGCGCCATCCAGTACTACACAACGATTCAACCTAGCGTAAG GGGAAGAAATGTGTACTTGCAATATTCGTCTCACCAAGAACTGACTACTGATCAGAGCTCTCATGGACGGAACCCTGACCAG GATGAACCCAACCGAATTCTCTTAGTTACCGTTCATCATATGCTCTATCCTATGACCGTCGAAGTGCTTCATCAAGTGTTTTCTCCTTATGGGTTTGTGGAGAAGATTGTCACATTTCAAAAGACAGCTG GTTTTCAAGCTCTCATACAGTATCAGTCACGACAAAGTGCTATACAAGCATGTGGTGCTTTGCAT GGACGGAACATTTATGATGGTTGCTGCCAACTAGATATTCAGTATTCAAA CCTCAGTGAATTGCAAGTTCACTACAACAATGATAGATCCAG AGATTTCACAAATCCATCTTTGCCGACAGAGCAGCGTCAAAGATCCTCTCAG CCTGGTTATAATGATCCTAGTGTCCTTTTTGGTTTCCAGCAGCCTGGTG CTGCATATGCACAG ATGGGCCAGGCTGCAATGGTTGCTGCTGCATTTGGCGGAACATTGCCTCCTGGGGTGACTGGTACCAATGATCGGTGCACACTCATAGTTAGCAACTTGAACACAGAG CTTATTGATGGGGATAAGCTCTTCAATCTATTTTCTATTTACGGAAATATAATACGAATCAAGATACTCCGCAATAAGCCAGACCACGCCCTTGTCCAGATGGCTGATGGGCTTCAGGCCGAGCTTGCTGTCCACTATTTAAAG GGAGCTATGTTACTTGGACAGAAGTTGGAAGTTAACTTCTCGAAATACCCATCTATTACCCCTGCTCCTGATGCACATGACTACTCAAACTCCAACCTCAACAGATTTAACAGCAATGTGGCTAAGAACTACCGCCACTGCTGTGCTCCAACCAGGATTATCCACATATCAGCGCTCCCGCAAGAAATATCGGAGGACATGATCCTTAACCACTTAGGTGAGCATGGCACTATTGTCAAGTCAAAACTGTTTGAGGCGGGTGGCAAAACACAGGCCCTTGTGCAGTTTGAAAGTGAGGAAGAGGCAACCGAAGCGCTAGTCTCTAAGCATGCAAGCAAGCTTGAGGGGTCTACCATTAGGATTTCATTCTCGCAGATGCAGAACATATAG
- the LOC100826212 gene encoding protein LIKE COV 2, producing the protein MAEEKESTSIPLSQAAEAVDPEDPAKAPPRPSSPTTSTRKACCAVLQSWVSRKFMTGCVVLFPVAFTFFITWWFIQFVDGFFSPLYAKVGIDIFGLGFLTSLAFIFLVGIFVSSWVGSTIFWVGEWFIKKMPFVKHIYSASKQVSTAISPDQNTTAFKEVAIIRHPRVGEYAFGFITSTVVLQTDKGDEELCSVYVPTNHLYIGDIFLLNTDEIIRPNLSIREGIEIIVSGGMTMPQVIASLEPTPRKSQSIRLNRMT; encoded by the exons atggcggaggagaaggagtcgaCGTCGATCCCGCTCAgccaggcggcggaggcggtcgACCCCGAGGACCCGGCcaaggcgccgccgcgccccagCTCGCCCACCACGTCCACCCGCAAG GCATGCTGTGCTGTTCTTCAAAGTTGGGTGTCAAGAAAATTTATGACCGGATG CGTAGTCCTTTTCCCTGTGGCTTTCACATTCTTCATCACTTGGTGGTTTATTCAATTTGTGGATGGTTTTTTCAGTCCACTATATGCCAAAGTTGGAATCGACATATTTG GTCTTGGTTTTTTGACATCTCTGGCATTCATATTTCTGGTTGGaatatttgtttcttcatGGGTGGGCTCAACTATCTTCTGGGTTGGAGAATGGTTTATAAAGAAAATGCCATTTGTAAAGCACATATATTCAGCATCAAAGCAAGTCAGCACCGCCATTTCACCAG acCAAAATACAACAGCATTCAAAGAAGTTGCAATAATTCGCCATCCACGTGTTGGGGAATATGCGTTTGGATTTATAACATCAACCGTTGTTCTTCAG ACAGATAAAGGCGACGAGGAACTATGTAGTGTTTATGTGCCAACAAATCATCTTTATATTGGTGACATATTTCTGCTGAACACCGATGAGATCATCAGGCCAAACCTATCCATTCGAGAGGGAATTG AAATAATTGTTTCCGGAGGAATGACCATGCCGCAGGTGATTGCATCACTAGAGCCCACACCGAGGAAGAGTCAGAGCATCCGTCTAAATAGAATGACATGA
- the LOC100825086 gene encoding protein YIPF6 homolog: protein MSQNHGDTIPLNASSAQSDMDEIESLIYAAPSATVLPARPTSPPRASIPVSTSPLPAPAKPPLPASSIPIFVPQAPPASSAAPPASVSVAIASDGFGSAPNTLTEPVWDTVKRDLARIVSNLKLVVFPNPNREDPGKALRDWDLWGPFFFIVFLGLTLSWSASVKKSEVFAVAFAVLAAGAIILTLNVLLLGGHIIFFQSLSLLGYCLFPLDVGALICMLKDSVILKIIVVTVTLAWSSWAAYPFMSAAVNPRRKALALYPVFLMYISVGFLIIAID from the exons atgTCGCAAAACCACGGGGACACGATCCCGCTCAACGCGTCGTCCGCGCAGTCGGACATGGACGAGATCGAGAGCCTCATCTACGCGGCGCCCTCCGCCACCGTCCTCCCGGCGCGGCCGACCTCCCCTCCGCGCGCCTCCATCCCGGTCTCCACCTCCCCGCTCCCGGCCCCCGCGAAGCCGCCcctccccgcctcctccatccccATCTTCGTGCCCCAGGCGCCGcctgcctcctcggccgccccgcccgcgtcCGTCTCCGTCGCCATCGCGTCCGACGGCTTCGGCTCCGCGCCCAACACGCTCACCGAGCCCGTCTGGGACACCGTCAAGCGCGACCTCGCCCGCATCGTCAGCAACCTCAAGCTCGTCGTCTTCCCCAACCCCAACCGCGAGGACCCCGGCAAGGCGCTCAGGGACTGGGACCTCTGgggccccttcttcttcatcgtcTTCCTCGGACTCACGCTGTCCTGGTCCGCCTCTGTTAAGAAG TCTGAAGTTTTTGCTGTTGCATTCGCTGTCCTGGCAGCTGGGGCTATAATTCTAACACTAAATGTTCTGCTTCTG GGTGGgcacatcatcttcttccaaAGCCTCAGTCTTCTTGGCTATTGTCTGTTTCCTCTGGATGTTGGAGCCCTAATTTGCATGCTGAAGGATAGCGTCATACTAAAGATCATCGTCGTAACAGTCACTCTGGCGTGGAGCTCCTGGGCTGCCTATCCGTTCATGAGTGCTGCTGTCAACCCAAGGAGAAAGGCTCTGGCCCTATATCCTGTCTTCCTCATGTATATTTCAGTTGGGTTCCTCATAATTGCCATAGATTAA